The DNA region TGGAGGACGCGCCGGCGGCCTACAAGGAGTTCGATGACGGATCGGCGTTCAAGTACGTCATCGATCCGCACGGCTCTGTGGCGGCCTGACCATCTAACCCGGAATGCCCCCCGGTCATGTCGGGGGGCATTCTGAGCCGTTGGGGGCGGACTGCTTGCCGCACGCACACCCCCTTCCGGCTTGTCGATCTAACACCCCCCCGGATCGGCAAGCCGCCCCCTTCTGGAACGCAGCATCAGCCATGGCGCTGCGCTTTTCCGAAGCCGTAACGCCCTGTCGGGCGCTTTCACCACCCTCAGACATTATCCCTCTTGCATACTGGCTAGGAGTATCTTATACATACTCCCAGCCAGTATGCTTGGCTCCGAATCGAGATATCGAAACGGGGACTCGCAACCGGCGGTCCGGTTCTAGAAAAGAGGGAGATCCAAACATGAAATCTCGCGCCGCCGTAGCCTTCGAGGCAGGCAAGCCGCTCGAAATCGTCGAGATCGATGTCGCACCGCCCCAGAAAGGTGAAGTGCTCATCAAAGTCACGCATACCGGGGTATGCCACACCGACGCTTTCACGCTGTCCGGCAACGATCCGGAGGGCATTTTCCCGGTCGTTCTCGGCCATGAGGGCGCGGGCATCGTCGTCGAGGTCGGCGAGGGCGTCACCAGCGTCAAGCCGGGCGATCACGTCATTCCGCTCTACACCGCCGAGTGCGGCAAGTGCGAGTTCTGCCTGTCCGGCAAGACCAACCTGTGCGTCGCGGTTCGCGAAACGCAGGGCAAGGGCCTGATGCCCGACGGCACCACGCGCTTCTCCTACAACGGCCAGCCCCTCTATCACTATATGGGCTGCTCGACGTTCAGCGAATACACCGTCGTCGCCGAAGTCTCGCTCGCCAAGATCAACCCCGAAGCGAACCCCGAGCATGTCTGCCTTCTGGGCTGCGGCGTCACCACCGGCATCGGCGCGGTCCACAACACCGCCAAGGTGCAGCCGGGTGACTCGGTTGCCGTGTTCGGTCTGGGCGGCATCGGTCTCGCCGCGATCCAGGGCGCGCGTCAGGCCAAGGCAGGACGCATCATCGCGATCGACACCAACCCGACGAAGTTCGAGCTGGCGCGTCAGTTCGGCGCGACCGACTGCATCAACCCCAAGGACTATGACAAGCCGATCCAGCAAGTGCTGATCGAGATGACCGGGTGGGGCATCGACCACACGTTCGAGTGCATCGGTAACGTCCATGTCATGCGGGCCGCGCTGGAATCCGCGCATCGTGGCTGGGGCCAGTCGATCGTCATCGGCGTCGCTGGCGCGGGCCAGGAAATCTCCACCCGTCCGTTCCAGCTCGTCACGGGCCGGGTCTGGAAGGGGTCGGCCTTTGGCGGTGTCAAGGGACGGACCCAGCTTCCCGGCATGGTCGAGGACGCCATGAAGGGTGAAATCGATCTGGCGCCCTTCGTCACCCACACCATGGGTCTCGATGAGATCAACGAAGCCTTCGATCTGATGCACGAAGGCAAGTCGATCCGCACCGTGATCCACTACTGATCCCTCAACTCTAACCTTCAATTTCAATAGTTAACCTCAAGGAAGAATATCATGGCTGATCCCGTTATCTCCGGCAACGGCGTGTTCTCGCACGTCTTCATCGGCGCGGCCGATGTCGAGCAGTCGGCAGCGTTCTACGACGCCGCTCTGGGCGCCCTGGGCGTCAAGAACCTCGGCCCCTTCGGCAATGGTTGGGTGCTCTACGGCCGCGAAAAGCCTGCTTTCATCATTGCCCGTCCCGGCAATGGCGAAGCGCCCTCCAGCAACGGCGTGACGGTCGGCTTCGCCGCCGCGACGCCCGCCGAAGTGGACGCTTTCCACGCGGCCGGCCTCGCCGCTGGTGGCACCGACGAGGGCCAGCCCGGCCCGCGGGGCCACCTGCCGGGTGCCTATGCGGCCTATCTGCGCGATCCGGCGGGCAACAAGGTCTGCTCGTACACCTTCATCTAAAGCCGGAAGGTGAGGGCGATACCGGCAACCCTATGACTGGCTGTCGCCGGCGCTGGAACAGGCGCCGGCGCTTCCCCCCGCACCACAGCCAGGAAAAGGGCGCCTATCACCACACCGTCCACCAACCGTCGAAGCAAGGAAACAAAAATGGAACGTGTCGAACATCACGCCAGCTTCGGCGGTTGGCAGGACGTCTATCAGCATGACTCGATCAGCCTGGGTTGCCCGATGAAGGTCGGCGTCTATCTGCCTCCCCAGGTGAAGGACGGTCGCGTGCCGGTGCTGTATTGGCTGTCCGGCCTGACTTGCACCGAACAGAATTTCATTACGAAGGCTGTCGCGCAGCGTTTCGCTGCCGAGCACGGGATCATCCTCGTCGCGCCGGACACGAGCCCGCGAGGCGAAGGCGTGGCCGACGATCCCAGCTATGATCTGGGACAGGGCGCCGGCTTCTACGTCAACGCGACTGAGGAACCTTGGGCTGCCCACTACCGCATGTACGATTATGTCGTCGAGGAATTGCCGGCGCTGATCGAAGCCACATTTCCGGCCGATGATCGCCGGGCGATTGCCGGTCATTCGATGGGCGGGCACGGCGCACTCGTTGCCGCTCTGCGCAATCCGGGGCGCTATCGCAGCGTATCGGCCTTTTCGCCGATCGTCGCGCCGAGCCAGGTGCCTTGGGGCGAGCGCGCTCTGACGGCCTATCTCGGAGACGATCGCGCCGGGTGGAAGCATTACGACACCATCGAACTCATCAAGTCCGCCAGCGAGCGCCTGCCGTTGCTCGTCGATCAGGGCATGGATGATGAGTTTCTGGATCGCGAGCTGCGCCCGGATCTGCTGAAGGCGGCCTGCGAGGCTGCGGGGCACCCGCTGATCCTCAACCTGCGACCCGGCTACGATCACAGCTATTATTTCATCGCTAGCTTCATCGGCGAGCATATCGGCCATCATGCCAAGGCGCTGTTCCAATGAGCGCGGCGGCATCCTCGGCCATGCGCGAAATCGCGTCCAGCAATGACCCCGCCTCCGGTCGCCATCGCGTGGTGGTCGTGGGCGCGGGCTTCGGCGGCCTCGAAACCGTCCAGCGGCTCGCGGGGAGCGGCGTTGACATCACCCTTGTCGATCGCCGCAACCACCATCTTTTTCAGCCGCTGCTCTATCAGGTCGCGGGCGCGTCGCTGTCGCCATCGGAGATCGCCTGGCCGATCCGCTCGCTCTTCGCCAAGCGCAAGGACGTTCGGACTCTGCTCGGTGAGGTCGAAGGCGTGGACACGGGCAACCGGCGCGTCGTTCTCGAAGACGGCTCGACGCTTGGCTATGACACACTCGTCATCGCGACGGGCGCGCGGCATTCCTATTTCGGGCATGACCAATGGGAGCCTTATGCTCCGGGCCTCAAATCGCTCGAAGATGCGACCACCATTCGCCGGCGCCTTCTCGTCGCGTTCGAAGAAGCCGAGCGCGAGAGCGATCCCGCGCGCCGTGCGGCCTTGCAGACCTTCGTTATCATCGGCGGCGGGCCTACCGGCGTCGAACTGGCCGGCACGATCGCGGAGCTTGCCCGTCTGACACTGGTGCGCGATTTCCGGTCGATCGATCCGCGCGCGACGCGGGTGGTGCTGGTCGAAGCCGGGCAGCGGCTCCTGCAGGTCTTCCCGGAAGATCTGTCGGCCTATACCGCTCAGGCGCTTGAAAAGCTCGGTGTCGAAATCAAGCTCGGCAAGCCGGTCACGGAATGTTCCGAGCATGGGGTCGTGGTCGACGGTGTGCCTATTCCCGCTGAAACGATTTTGTGGGCAGCAGGCGTTCAGGCCTCGCCCGCCGCGCGCTGGCTGAACGCTGAAGCCGATCGCGCGGGCCGCGTGGTCGTCGGGCCGGACCTGACAGTGCCAGGACACCCCGACATTTTCGTGATCGGCGATACCGCAGCCTCGAACGGGTATGACGGCAAGCCGGTGCCCGGTCTCGCGCCGGCTGCAAAGCAGGCCGGACAATATGTGGCCCGGCTGATCCGCCAGCGCTTTAAGGGGCAGAATGCTTCGGAACCGTTCCGTTACCGGCATCAAGGCAATCTGGCGACGATCGGCCGCAGCCTTGCGGTCGTCGATATGGGCGGGTTCAAATTGCGCGGTGTTCTGGCGTGGTGGATGTGGAAACTGATCCACATCTACTTCCTGATCGGGACGCAAAATCGGATGAGTGTTGCACTAAGCTGGATGTGGACCCACGGCATAGGATATCGTGGCTCGCGTCTGATTACTTACAGCGATCTCGCTCAGCACGATGCCGGGCAGGACCATGACAAGGGGAGGGAAGGCGATTGAGTGAAGAGGGCAGCGCCGAGAACAGCGGTTCAACTGTCTATGGAATGCCCACCTATGAGAATAGGCGGGTTGCCATCGACGAGGTTCATGCGCGCCCTTATTTGCTGATAGATGCGCCGCGTGCCCTGGTGCAGCTCGCCTTCATGAACGAGGGCAATCTGACGAAGGACAAGGCGACCCTCGCGGAAATATCGAGCCGGATGGGCGCCCCGCTGCCGGATCAGGACACACCTCTTCATGGCCTGACCTGGGATCAGGGTAAATTGCACTGTGAGAAGCACACCGAGTTCTCGACCTACTTGTGGAGTGCGCCCCTCGATCCGGGCACCGGGGAGCTGGCGGGTGAAGATCCGTTCAAGCACGGCTTTACGCCGCCCGGGCCGGTCATTTGCGGCGTCCGCCTGGACGTTGTTACGTGGACCGAAGAGACCGCGACCTATATCGATCGCTTCGACCCGATCAGCCGGTGTCATTCGCTCGTCGAGGATGGCATGGCCGATATCGTCACCGATTTCCGTCAGGACGCCGATGGGCTAACCCGCATCCTCATCCTCGATCGCGGTTTGACGCCGATCCGGCTTGGCGCGCTGGCACAGCGGCTCCTCGAAATCGAGACCTATCGGACGCTGGCCCTGCTCGGCATCCCACTGACCCAATCGCTGGGGCCGCATCTGCGCAGCATAGAGAAGCGCCTTGCCGCCATCACCAACGAGATGCGCAAATCTGCACGCCGCGACAGCGAGGGGCTACTTTCCCGGCTGACCGACCTTTCGGCCGAGCTGGAGGCGGACACGGCGTCCAGCCTCTACCGCTTCGGTGCGAGCCGTGCCTATTATGAAATCGTCGAGGAGCGGCTTGCAGCGCTCGGCGAAACCTTCGTCCCGGGCTGCTATCGCTGGCGCAACTTCCTCCATCGCAGGATCGCGCCCGCCATGCGGACCTGTCGCGTGATCGAGGAACGGCAAGCCAATCTCTCCGACAAGCTGGCGCGCGCGACCACGCTGCTGCGGTCGTGGATCGATGTGCAACTCGAACGCCAGAACAGCGATCTGCTGGCCTCGATGGACAATCGGGCGAAGCTGCAATTGCAGCTTCAACAGACCGTGGAAGGCCTGTCTGTCGCGGCGATCTCCTATTATGTGATCGGCCTGCTCTCCTATCTCATCAAGGGCATACCGGGGATTCACGACATGGTGGCGCCCGAGCTGGTGATCGCCGCTCTGGTTCCCCTTGCCGTCCTTGGTGTCTGGTGGACCGTTCGACAGATCAGGAACGCGCACAGCGACCATGGACCGCCGCCCGCAAAAAAGCAGATATGATCCCTTTATCGCCTCCGTGCGTCTAGCGCGCGCCGGGGGCGAAACCGGCAGGAGGATTTCCAGTGTCGACCGATGTTTTCATACTGCACTCGCAATACACGCCGGCAGGCGATCAGCCCGAAGCGATCGCGCGCCTGATCGCCGGCGTCGAAGAGGGGGCACATCACCAGACCCTCAAGGGCATCACGGGCTCGGGCAAGACCTTCACGATGGCGAACATCATCCATCGTCTGAAGCGCCCCACCTTGATCCTTGCCCCCAACAAGACGCTGACATCGCAGCTCTATGACGAGATGCGGCGATTTTTCCCTGAAAACGCCGTGGAGTATTTCGTCTCCTATTACGACTATTTCCAACCGGAAGTGTATCTGCCGGGCCGCGATGAGTTCATTCCGAAGGATTCCTCGATCAACGAGCATCTGGAACGGTTGCGCCTGTCGACGACAAAATCGCTGATCGAGCGCCGCGATACGATCGTCGTCGCCTCGGTATCGTCGATCTACGGCATGGGCGATCCCGACAATTATCGCGCGCTCCAGGTTCCGCTGACCGAGGGCGCGCGGTTGGGACAGGAAGAGCTTTTCCGCAGCCTGGCGCGCCTGCAATATGATCGGGCCGAGCATAAGCTGAAGCGCGGCACTTATCGCGCTGATGGCGACGCTGTTGAGATTTACCCGGCGGATTCGGAATATAAGGCGCTGCGCGTCGGTTTGGCAAACGGCGTGATCGCGTCGCTCCAATGGTTCGATGCGGCGACCGGCAAGCCGATGGAAAGCGCCGATCACTATCTTGTCTCGCCCAAGACTGTTCTGGCGGCGACCGCAGATCAGGCCCGCAAGGCCGCCACGGCGATCCTCGAAGAGTTGGAAACGCAGGTCGAACGGCTGACCAGCGAAAACCGCCTGACGGAAGCGGCGCGCCTCTATGATCGCATCACCAACGATGCCGAGATGTTGCGCGAGGTCGGATATTGCTCGGGCATGGAAAATTACGCCTGCTATCTGAGCGGTCGTGACCCTGCGCTCCCGCCCATAACCCTGCTCGACTATCTGCCCAAGGACGGGCTGCTGTTCGTCGACGAATCGCATGTGATGATCCCACAGATCTCGGCGATGTTCCGGGGCGACCAGGCCCGCAAGGATACGCTGATCGATTATGGCTTCCGCCTGCCGTCTTCGAAGGACAGCCACCCCCTGAGCTTCCACGAGTTCGAACAGGTCAAGCCGCAGACGATCTTCGTGTCCGCCACCCCCGGCGCTTATGAGGTAAAGGCCTCGCAAGGCAGGGTGGTTGAACAGATCGTGCGGCCGACCGGCCTGCTCGATCCGAAGGTGGAAGTCCGCCCGTCCCAAGGCGCGCGTGACGATTTGCTACGCGAGATCGCGCAGCGCACGCAGCGCGATGAGCGCGTGCTGGTTACGACGCTGACCAAGGTTGCGACCGAGGAGCTGCACGCTTTCCTCGAAAGCGAAGGCATTCGCGCGCGTTACATGCACTCTGACATCAAGGTCGAGGATAGGGTCGCGATCATCGAGGGCCTGCGCGTGGGCGAGTTCGACGTGCTGATCGGGATCAGTTTGCTGCGCGAAGGGCTCGACATCCCAGAAGCGTCGCTGATTGCGATCTTCGATGCAGACCGCGCGGGCTTCCTGCGCTCGGCCCAGGCGCTGATCCAGATGATCGGCCGCGTCGCGCGCAATGTGAACGGCACCGCTGTCCTCTACGCCGATATGGTGACGCCGGCGATGCGGGCCGCGATCGATGAGACCGAGAGCCGGCGACAGCGCCAGATCGCCTTCAACGAGGAGAACGACGTCACACCGCTCTCGTCGGTTCGCGGCCTGGCGTCGGCGCAGCCCTACGGGCAAGAGCCGTCGGTCCATTCGGAAGCCTTCTGCGAGAACCTGTACGAGCTTTGCGACCGGATCACGGAGAAGGAACAGGCGCTGCTCGCGGCGGTGGATCACGGCCAAGAGGATCGGGCCGAGACGATCCGGGGCGAGCTGGACGGCCTCTACCGTCAGTTCATTTATCTGTGACGCGCCGGGTGAAAGTGACCGAATGAGCAAGGATCAGGAGCCTCAAACCACCCCCGGCAAGGAACGCGCGCCGCGATCCGGCTTCGTACAAGTGCGCGGCGCGCGGCAGAACAACCTCAAGAATGTTGATGTGGACGTTCCGCGCGATGCCTTCGTGGTGTTCACCGGCATATCGGGATCGGGCAAGTCGAGCCTCGCCTTCGGCACCCTCTATGCCGAGGCACAGCGCCGCTATCTGGAATCGGTCGCGCCCTACGCCCGCCGCCTGATCGATCAGGCCGGCGTGCCGGAGGTTGACGCCATCGACGGGTTGCCGCCCGCGGTCGCGTTGCAGCAGCAGCGCGGCTCGGCCAATGCGCGGTCTTCGGTTGGCAGCGTGACGACGCTCTCCAGCCTGGTGCGGATGCTCTATTCGCGCGTCGGAGAATATCCGCGCAATCAGCCGATGCTCTATGCGGAGGACTTCTCCCCCAACACCGTGGCCGGGGCCTGCCCGACCTGCCACGGCATCGGGCGCGTCTATGACGCGACCGAAGAGACGATGGTGCCCGACGACAGTCTCACCATTCGCGATCGGGCGATCGCGGCATGGCCGCCGGCGTGGCACGGCCAGAACCTGCGCGATATCCTTGTGTCGCTCGGCTATGATGTCGACACGCCATGGCGCGATCTTCCGAAGAAGGATCGTGACTGGATACTCTTCACCGACGAGACGCCGACGGTGCCGGTCTATGCGGGTCTGACGCCCGAACAGACGCGCGTTGCCCTCAAGCGTCGTATGGAGCCGAGCTATCAGGGCACCTTCACCGGCGCCCGTCGCTACGTGCTGGAGACCTTCGCCAACACCAAAAGCGCGCTGATGAAGAAGCGTGTCTCGCAATATATCATCGGCCGCGATTGCCCGACCTGCGACGGCAAGCGCCTGAAGCGCGAGGCCCTGTCGGTGAAGTTTGCCGGCCTGGACATCGCCGAGTTTGGCGACCTGACGGTGCTGAAGCTCCGGGACTTGCTCACGCCCGTCGCCCATGGCGAGTATGGTAGCGCCTCGACGACCCTGAAGGGCCATGTTCTCGGCAAGGCGGCCCGCGATGCGGCGGTTGAACGTAGGGTCGCGGCGGGAGGCTCGGCACACAAGGCAGCGCCTGACGTGCGCCGCACGCCCAATCTTTCCGATGAGAAGCGGGTCGCCGCGCAGCGTCTCGCATCCGAGCTGCTCGAACGGCTAGGCCCGCTGATCGACCTTGGCCTTGGCTACATCTCGCTCGACCGCAGCACGCCGACGCTTTCCTCCGGCGAGCTGCAACGCCTGCGCCTTGCCACTCAATTGTCGTCACAGCTTTTCGGCGTGGTCTATGTGCTGGACGAGCCATCGGCGGGGCTGCACCCGGCAGACGGCGAAGCGTTGCTGACCATCCTTGAGCGGCTGAAGGCGGCGGGCAACTCGCTGTTCGTTGTCGAGCATGATCTTGACGTGATCCGCCATGCCGAATGGCTGGTCGATGTGGGGCCAGGTGCCGGCGAAAAGGGCGGCGAAGTGCTCTACAGCGGCCCGATCGCAGGGCTTGCCGGCGTCGAGGCGTCGATCACCCGTCGCTATCTGTTCGCAGAACCTGACGCCCATGACCGGACCCCGCGCGAAGCAAAAGCATGGCTCCGTCTTGAAGGTGTGACCCGCAACAATCTTCACGGGCTCGACGTCGCGCTACCGATTGGCTGCTTCACCGCCGTCACCGGGGTTTCAGGATCGGGCAAGTCCAGTCTTGTCAGCCAGGCACTTCCGGAGCTTGTGACGGAACAACTCGGCGGCACGCCGGCTGCCGAGGAGGAGGATACCGATCCGCTGCTCGATGTTGCGCGGGAAGAGACCGAAGGCCGCATCGTTGCGGGCATGGAGCATGTGCGCAGGCTGGTGCGGGTCGATCAGAAGCCGATCGGCCGCACTCCACGCTCGAACCTCTCCACCTACAGCGGCCTGTTCGATCATGTGCGCAAGATCTTCGCGAACACCCCACTGGCGCGCCGGCGCCACTACAGCCCGGGCAGGTTCTCCTTCAACGTCGCACAGGGCCGCTGCCCGGTGTGCGAGGGTGAGGGCTTCGTCATGGTGGAGCTGTTGTTCCTGCCCAGCGTCTATGCGCCCTGCTCGACCTGCCATGGCAGCCGCTACAATCCGCAGACGCTCGAAGTCGAATGGAACGGCCGCAACATCGCCCAGGTGCTTGAGCTGACGGTGGACGAGGCGTGCGACTTCTTCGCGAGCGAACCGTCCGTCATGCGCTCGCTCGATGTGCTGCGGGAGATTGGCCTCGGCTATCTGAGGCTTGGACAGCCGGCGACGGAACTGTCGGGCGGCGAGGCCCAGCGCATCAAGCTCGCGACCGAGCTGCAACGCGCCCAGCGTGGCAACACCATCTACATCCTCGACGAGCCGACTTCGGGGCTTCACCCTTCCGACGCTGATCGGCTGATGCGGCACCTGCAGGGCCTTGTCGATGTCGGCAATACGGTCGTCGTCGTCGAGCATGACATGCGAGCTATTTCACAGGTGGATTGGGTGATCGATCTGGGGCCTGGCGCTGGCGAAGATGGTGGCCGGATCATCGCGAGCGGCGTCCCTCACGATGTTGCCGAAGCGCAAGGCAGCCTGACCGCGCCTTATCTAAAGGCGGCGCTTTAGCCGCTTGGACGCCGGCGACAGGGGGGAGTGGGACTATGGTGAGTCTTGTCGATTGGGGTGTGGCGATCCCGATGATCGAGCACCGGCCATGTCTTGCTGGGATGTGATAGCGATGGTCCTGCCCGACCATTCAGGGAGTTGAACGTGCCTTCTACCGTCTCTCAAGATGTTACCGCTCGTTCCCAGGCCGTCGATGCCCGGCTTACCCGCGCTGCGATCTTTCTGGTCGTCTCGATGGGCGCCGGGGAGAAGCCGGAAGCGGGGGTGCGGGGTCTTTGCGCCATCCTGTCGTCGCTGGTTCGTGGCGTGGGCTTCCGGGCGGCAGACGGCGGACTTTCCTGCATCATGGGGATCGGCTCCGATGCTTGGGACCGGCTATTCGGAGCGCCGCGGCCGAAGGAACTGCATCCGTTCCGGGAAATCCGCGGCGTCCATCATGCGCCTTCGACGCCCGGCGACCTGCTGTTTCACATTCGCGCCGCGCGTCAGGATTTGTGTTTCGAGATGGCGGCGCAGATCGTGAAGCGTCTCGCCGGCTTCGCCTCGGTGACGGACGAGGTGCATGGCTTCCGCTACTTCGACGATCGCGACCTGCTGGGATTTGTCGACGGGACGGAAAACCCCGTCGAGCAGGGAGCCAGAGATGCCACGGTGATCGGGGCGGCGGACGATCCGGTCTTCGCTGGCGGCAGCTATGTGATCGTCCAGAAATACCTCCACGACCTCGACAAGTGGAACGCGATTCCCGTGGAGCAGCAGGAGAAGATCGTAGGGCGCGAGAAGCTGTCGGACATCGAGCTGGACGAGGCGGCCAAGCCGAGCTTCGCGCATAACGTGCTCACCAACATCGAGGAGGACGGCGAGCAACTCCAGATCCTGCGCGATAACATGCCGTTCGGCGATGTTGGTAAGGGCGAGTTCGGCACCTATTTCATCGGTTACGCCCGCTCGCCGACCCGCATCGAGCGGATGCTCGACAATATGTTCATCGGTTTGCCACCCGGCAATTACGATCGCTTGCTCGATGTTAGCCGGGCCGTGACCGGCTCGCTTTATTTCGTGCCGTCGGCTGATTTTCTGGACGAGGTAACGCCGGAGCCAGCCACGGCCGATGGCGATGAGGCGGTAGCCGAGGCGCCCGCATCCACGGCGCCGGCACCGGAGCCCTCGTCAGCATCGGATGGATCGCTGCGCATTGGATCACTCAAAGATGAGGCAGGACATGAATAACCTCCATCGCGAACTCGCCCCCATCTCCGACGCCGCTTGGGCGCAAATCGACCAAGAAGCGACCCGAACTCTCAAGCGCTATCTGGCCGCGCGCCGCGTCGTGGACGTGCCGGAACCGAAGGGGGCCACGCTCGCGGCCGTGGGAACGGGCCACACCAAGCCGATCGATGCGCCCAGCGATGGCGTCCAAGCCGTGCGGCGTGCGGTCAACGCCGTGGTCGAACTGCGCGTGCCCTTCACGCTGACCCGCGCGGCGATCGACGATGTGGAGCGCGGCTCCGAGGATTCGGACTGGCAACCGCTCAAGGAAGCCGCCCGCACGATCGCCTTTGCCGAAAATCGCGCGATCTTTGATGGCTATGCCGCTGCCGATATCGGCGGCATCCGTCCCGGCGCGAGCAACGAGCCGGTGCCGCTGCCCACGGCCGTCGCCGGATATCCCGCCATCGTCGCCCAAGCCGTCGATCGGTTGCGCCTTGCCGGGGTCGAGGGGCCTTATCGACTGGTGCTGGGCGATGATCCGTTCACCGCGATCAGCGGCGGCAGCGAGGAGGGCTATCCGGTGCTCCAGCACATCAATCGTCTGGTGGACGGCGATATCATCTGGGCGCCGGGCATCATGGGCGGCGTCGTCCTGACAACGCGGGGCGGCGATTTCGAACTCGATCTCGGACAGGATTTGTCGATCGGCTATCTCAGCCACACCGCCGAGGCGGTCGAGCTGTACCTGCAAGAGAGCTTCACCTTCCGGCTGTTGACGAGCGAGGCGGCTGTTTCGCTCCCGACAACGGAAGCGTCGGCGCAGCCGGCGTGAAGGCGTTGCCGGTTGCGCCGCCCGCACGCGGGCCGCAGCGAGGGGTGGGACAATGATAAGTCTCGTCGGTTGGATCGCCACGATCGCGACGATGATCGCGGCGATGATGACGGCTTCCAACCTGGGCGCGCGCGTGACGGGCTGGGGCTTCGTGGTGTTCAGCATCAGCTCGGTTTGCTGGACCACATTGGGCTACGCCACAGGACAGACAGCCTTGGTTGCCACCAATGGATTCCTGATGCTGACGAACCTAGTTGGTATCTGGCGATGGTTGGGGCAGCAGACCAAATATGAGGATGGCGGCCGATCGGCCGAAACAGCCAGCCAAAGATCCGATACGCCGAACCTGTTCACCGCGACCGGCCTGATCGGCATGGCGGTTGATGACAAGAGCGGGATGAATCTGGGCCGGGTTGTCGAGGCCCTTATCGAATGTTCGACCGGCAGGATAAACTATGTGGTGATCTCGGACGAGCGATATGCCGGTCTTGAAGAGACATTGCGAGCGGTGCCGCTCGAATCCCTCAGGATCGGCTACACGCGCATGACGCTGTTGCTGGACGGCCCGAGCTTCCTGTCACAGCCCGGCCTCAAAAGTCGTGACTGGCCCGCCTTCGCTCCGATCAATCCCTAGCAAGCGATCGCTCACACCAATTGGAGCGCGCGATCATGATCTTGACCGGGGCCAAGAAAGCGCAGGATCAGGATACGGTGGGCTTCTGGCCGGTAGAGGATGCCATAGCGGCGATAGGAACGGCGACGGATACCGTAGCGCTCATAGCGAGGCACCAGAGGATAGCCTTGGGGCAGATCGGCAAGGCGACGGGCCGCCTCACGCAATTCCTCAACAAAGCTGATGGCTCTCGCGGGATTGTCCTTTTCGATATGCTCGGCGATGTGATCGAGGTCGGCCAGCGCATCCGGCGTCAGGATGACTTTCATTGCGGCTGAGCGCTTGCCCGTGTCCGAATCCTGTCGATGATAGCATCGCAGGCGTCGTCGAGGTCGTGGGTGCGCCCCGCCTCGGCATCGGCAAGGCCGCGTTCGATCGAGGCGTCAAGATCATGCAGCCACCGTTCGACATCCTGCGTCTCGCCCTGATCGCGCCGAATGAGATCGCGAACATAATCACTCACGCTGGCATAATGCCCGCTGTCGATGCGGCGCTGGACGTAATCCCGCATAGGGTCCGGAAGGGAGACGTTCATCGAAGCCATAAATCACCTCACTACCATTATGGCAAAAACTGCCATCGGTTTCAAGGCGCCTGCCTCTCTTGTGCAGCCGATCCGCCTTCGCGTCACCGCACCGACGAGGGTAAGATCACATAACGCTAAGC from Sphingobium yanoikuyae includes:
- a CDS encoding S-(hydroxymethyl)glutathione dehydrogenase/class III alcohol dehydrogenase — its product is MKSRAAVAFEAGKPLEIVEIDVAPPQKGEVLIKVTHTGVCHTDAFTLSGNDPEGIFPVVLGHEGAGIVVEVGEGVTSVKPGDHVIPLYTAECGKCEFCLSGKTNLCVAVRETQGKGLMPDGTTRFSYNGQPLYHYMGCSTFSEYTVVAEVSLAKINPEANPEHVCLLGCGVTTGIGAVHNTAKVQPGDSVAVFGLGGIGLAAIQGARQAKAGRIIAIDTNPTKFELARQFGATDCINPKDYDKPIQQVLIEMTGWGIDHTFECIGNVHVMRAALESAHRGWGQSIVIGVAGAGQEISTRPFQLVTGRVWKGSAFGGVKGRTQLPGMVEDAMKGEIDLAPFVTHTMGLDEINEAFDLMHEGKSIRTVIHY
- a CDS encoding VOC family protein, which gives rise to MADPVISGNGVFSHVFIGAADVEQSAAFYDAALGALGVKNLGPFGNGWVLYGREKPAFIIARPGNGEAPSSNGVTVGFAAATPAEVDAFHAAGLAAGGTDEGQPGPRGHLPGAYAAYLRDPAGNKVCSYTFI
- the fghA gene encoding S-formylglutathione hydrolase; this translates as MERVEHHASFGGWQDVYQHDSISLGCPMKVGVYLPPQVKDGRVPVLYWLSGLTCTEQNFITKAVAQRFAAEHGIILVAPDTSPRGEGVADDPSYDLGQGAGFYVNATEEPWAAHYRMYDYVVEELPALIEATFPADDRRAIAGHSMGGHGALVAALRNPGRYRSVSAFSPIVAPSQVPWGERALTAYLGDDRAGWKHYDTIELIKSASERLPLLVDQGMDDEFLDRELRPDLLKAACEAAGHPLILNLRPGYDHSYYFIASFIGEHIGHHAKALFQ
- a CDS encoding NAD(P)/FAD-dependent oxidoreductase, giving the protein MREIASSNDPASGRHRVVVVGAGFGGLETVQRLAGSGVDITLVDRRNHHLFQPLLYQVAGASLSPSEIAWPIRSLFAKRKDVRTLLGEVEGVDTGNRRVVLEDGSTLGYDTLVIATGARHSYFGHDQWEPYAPGLKSLEDATTIRRRLLVAFEEAERESDPARRAALQTFVIIGGGPTGVELAGTIAELARLTLVRDFRSIDPRATRVVLVEAGQRLLQVFPEDLSAYTAQALEKLGVEIKLGKPVTECSEHGVVVDGVPIPAETILWAAGVQASPAARWLNAEADRAGRVVVGPDLTVPGHPDIFVIGDTAASNGYDGKPVPGLAPAAKQAGQYVARLIRQRFKGQNASEPFRYRHQGNLATIGRSLAVVDMGGFKLRGVLAWWMWKLIHIYFLIGTQNRMSVALSWMWTHGIGYRGSRLITYSDLAQHDAGQDHDKGREGD
- a CDS encoding DUF3422 domain-containing protein → MPTYENRRVAIDEVHARPYLLIDAPRALVQLAFMNEGNLTKDKATLAEISSRMGAPLPDQDTPLHGLTWDQGKLHCEKHTEFSTYLWSAPLDPGTGELAGEDPFKHGFTPPGPVICGVRLDVVTWTEETATYIDRFDPISRCHSLVEDGMADIVTDFRQDADGLTRILILDRGLTPIRLGALAQRLLEIETYRTLALLGIPLTQSLGPHLRSIEKRLAAITNEMRKSARRDSEGLLSRLTDLSAELEADTASSLYRFGASRAYYEIVEERLAALGETFVPGCYRWRNFLHRRIAPAMRTCRVIEERQANLSDKLARATTLLRSWIDVQLERQNSDLLASMDNRAKLQLQLQQTVEGLSVAAISYYVIGLLSYLIKGIPGIHDMVAPELVIAALVPLAVLGVWWTVRQIRNAHSDHGPPPAKKQI